Proteins encoded by one window of uncultured Draconibacterium sp.:
- a CDS encoding alpha/beta hydrolase-fold protein, translating to MKYKILLVSVLFCFSLAVDAQFQRGPVIISPEILSDNAVTFKINAPEATAVNVVGNWMENPFAGAGMTKDSDGIWSFTTEPLTPDFYQYSFQVNGVTAIDPSNVKVCRDGSRFTNYFVLPGDQSNLYKVKDVPHGTVSKVWYDSPTLGMKRRMYVYTPAGYEGSTEKFPVLYLLHGMGGDEDAWSSVGAAENIMDNIIAKGLAKPIIVVMPNGNYNQSAAQNVLPANTNFMANYDENAGKFEESLVKDIIPFIDSNYRTYTDSKNRAIAGLSMGGGQATYAGLTNIDKFDWIGSFSGAFVIWPNVRPAPGVNDLNMDAVENIVFPGLDSGVNSKIKLMYLAIGTDDPLIDPQRKFKDWLDDNNIQFENIETPGYAHVWSLWRMNLVEFGSQLFK from the coding sequence ATGAAATATAAAATATTGCTGGTAAGTGTCTTGTTCTGTTTTAGCCTGGCGGTTGATGCCCAGTTTCAGCGCGGACCGGTGATAATATCGCCGGAAATATTGTCGGATAATGCGGTTACTTTTAAAATAAATGCACCTGAAGCCACAGCAGTAAATGTTGTGGGTAACTGGATGGAAAATCCATTTGCAGGAGCTGGTATGACTAAAGATTCGGATGGAATTTGGTCATTTACAACAGAGCCTTTAACCCCGGATTTTTACCAGTATTCGTTCCAGGTAAATGGTGTTACCGCAATCGATCCGAGCAATGTAAAAGTATGCCGCGATGGAAGCCGTTTTACCAATTATTTCGTTTTGCCAGGCGATCAGTCCAATTTGTATAAAGTGAAAGATGTGCCACATGGAACTGTTTCAAAAGTTTGGTACGATTCGCCCACCTTGGGAATGAAACGCAGGATGTATGTATATACACCTGCCGGATACGAGGGCAGTACCGAAAAATTCCCGGTTCTTTATCTCTTGCACGGTATGGGGGGAGATGAAGATGCTTGGTCATCGGTTGGAGCGGCAGAAAATATTATGGACAACATAATTGCCAAAGGGCTTGCCAAACCAATTATTGTGGTTATGCCCAACGGAAATTACAATCAAAGTGCGGCGCAAAATGTACTTCCGGCCAATACAAACTTTATGGCAAATTACGATGAAAATGCAGGGAAGTTCGAAGAAAGCCTGGTGAAGGATATAATTCCCTTTATCGACAGCAACTACCGTACTTACACCGACTCCAAAAATCGTGCAATTGCGGGACTTTCAATGGGAGGTGGACAAGCAACATATGCCGGGTTAACAAACATAGATAAATTTGATTGGATCGGTTCGTTTAGCGGTGCTTTTGTTATCTGGCCAAATGTACGGCCTGCTCCCGGAGTAAACGATCTGAACATGGATGCGGTAGAAAATATTGTTTTCCCCGGTTTGGATTCCGGTGTGAATTCAAAAATCAAACTGATGTATCTGGCAATTGGTACTGATGATCCGCTGATTGATCCGCAACGCAAGTTCAAAGATTGGCTTGATGACAATAATATTCAATTTGAAAATATTGAAACTCCGGGTTATGCCCACGTTTGGAGCCTTTGGAGAATGAACCTTGTTGAGTTTGGTTCGCAGCTTTTTAAATAG
- a CDS encoding alpha/beta hydrolase-fold protein: MKRRFFLLVLFIAFGISSFAQQALFGGQQIVSPEINDDNSVTFRLMAPNAESVIVTGDFLPTEMVQSPMGEMEAPGKAEMTKDEKGVWSYTSEPLESELYDYSFVIDGFTTTDPSNPYVIRDIASITNYFIVEGGKADLYMVQDVPHGSVTRRWYDSPGLDMDRCAVIYTPPGYENSTEKYPVLYLLHGAGGDEEAWFAHGKATRILDNLIAQGKVKPMIVVMPNGNVIQDAAPGEGRDGFVTPAFMIPQTMDGTFEANFMDILKFVESNYRVKADKANRAIAGLSMGGFHSFHISRYYPNTFDYVGLFSAALMPREDATGKVYSDIDGTLKTQMDNGYKLYWMGIGKTDFLYDANKEIRAKFDDMGMKYTYMETDGGHIWRNWRIYLSEYLPLLFK, translated from the coding sequence ATGAAAAGACGATTTTTCCTGCTTGTTTTATTTATTGCTTTCGGCATTTCGTCGTTTGCACAACAGGCTTTGTTTGGAGGACAGCAAATCGTATCTCCAGAAATTAATGACGACAACTCAGTTACCTTTCGTTTAATGGCACCCAATGCCGAATCGGTAATCGTTACAGGCGACTTTTTACCAACTGAAATGGTGCAATCGCCTATGGGAGAAATGGAAGCGCCCGGAAAAGCTGAAATGACAAAAGATGAAAAAGGCGTTTGGTCTTATACTTCCGAGCCGTTAGAGTCAGAACTTTACGATTATTCGTTTGTAATCGATGGTTTTACAACTACCGATCCGAGTAATCCATATGTAATACGCGATATTGCATCCATTACCAACTACTTTATTGTTGAAGGAGGGAAAGCCGATCTGTACATGGTACAAGATGTGCCACACGGAAGTGTAACTCGTCGCTGGTACGATTCGCCGGGTTTGGATATGGACCGTTGCGCTGTGATTTATACACCTCCGGGGTACGAAAATTCAACAGAAAAATACCCGGTACTTTATCTGCTTCATGGAGCGGGTGGCGATGAGGAAGCCTGGTTTGCACACGGAAAAGCAACCCGGATTCTGGATAACCTGATCGCTCAGGGAAAAGTGAAGCCAATGATTGTTGTAATGCCCAACGGAAATGTTATTCAGGATGCAGCACCGGGCGAAGGCCGCGATGGTTTTGTAACGCCTGCATTTATGATACCACAAACAATGGACGGAACTTTTGAGGCTAATTTTATGGATATCCTGAAATTTGTTGAAAGTAACTACCGCGTTAAAGCTGATAAAGCCAACCGTGCTATTGCAGGTTTATCAATGGGTGGATTTCACTCTTTTCATATCTCACGGTATTACCCAAATACTTTCGATTATGTCGGATTGTTTTCAGCTGCGTTGATGCCGCGTGAAGATGCTACAGGTAAAGTGTACAGCGACATTGATGGTACGTTAAAAACACAAATGGATAATGGCTATAAATTATATTGGATGGGTATCGGTAAAACCGATTTCCTATACGATGCCAATAAAGAGATTCGAGCCAAATTCGATGATATGGGCATGAAATATACCTACATGGAAACCGACGGTGGTCATATTTGGAGAAACTGGCGGATTTACCTGTCGGAGTATTTGCCACTGTTATTCAAATAG
- a CDS encoding TonB-dependent receptor, whose amino-acid sequence MKKSNVTEIFRYREKFRKLLLIMRLTLVLICCMILQATASSYSQTTRLNVKIENGTLQELFKDIKEQSEFTFVYNVDDIEKLDNISCSFSETTVEGILNKCLEGTNMTYEVRDKVIIIVPEEAKKVNEEISDEPLPQKKEIKGNVTDENGEALPGVSVVVKGTTVGIITDFDGNYILEVDESAAILQFSFVGMKQQEIPIGNQTEINVVLESDVVGIEEVVAVGYGVQKKSVVTGSISSVKTEDLQNQSISRAEQALQGRTSGVQVIQNSGAPGAAMNIRIRGYGSNRSSEPIYIVNGTKVPDLSSIDPNDIENIEVLKDAASAAIYGAEGANGVVLVTTKTGQAGRGRIMYEFQHSIQTQARKVDVLNAADYKTYMTEAGTLPESALSDPYDTDWQDEIFEASPTEKHYLSFTGGSERGSFMLSASYLDQDGVVVGDKDNFKRYTFTFNSDYKINDWVKVGHNVTFSKTSLKSVAENSEYTSVITSAMMLDPLTPVSYKSESEIPPIVQDGIDNGYNFLKDPDGNIYGVSQYVTSTANPFVTRDATSPLTERNNLFGNVFVEFSPIDGLTVTSRFGGNVTGIRNHNYNPVYYYDAQTNNLQSSVSEATMMTTYWQWENFAIYNKRIDKHNMTFLVGMSSDQNRLNNLSASGGPLTQDSPLYDDLEFLAADPSDDVSSSRTLTRKVSYFGRINYEYDNKYLFQASLRRDGAGSDILPVDTRWGVFPAVSAGWVISNEEFFPEGTPITFVKVRGSWGQNGSLSNLGGYQYGAPLSTTGAYPAWVSPESSTMGTATAPANLSNLNLQWETSEQTDIGLEIRAAQDRISFSADYYIKKTKDLLTTGTPPLIAGNNATTVNAGNVENRGFEFDLSYRNSAGAFNYNISANLSTLHNEVTYMNPNQPYLTGASINLETATRFDVGNPIWYFYGYKTNGIDPETGNPLYINRDGETVKTVSSEDKTYIGSGIPTLMYGLNLDLSYKGFDFKAFLQGASGHDVMLGMVRTDRLNFNKLQIYFDDRWTPSNTDATMPGAATESNAWHSDLMVFEGNYLKIKQVQLGYTLPKNLVSKAFINSLRLYVSVENLHTFTNYPGVDPEVGASTVNSLGIDRGMYPFTRTYLFGANITF is encoded by the coding sequence ATGAAAAAAAGTAACGTAACTGAAATTTTTCGGTACCGCGAAAAATTTCGAAAATTATTGTTAATTATGCGACTAACCTTGGTGTTAATTTGCTGTATGATTCTCCAGGCAACAGCGAGCTCGTATTCGCAGACGACCCGACTCAACGTGAAAATCGAAAATGGTACGCTGCAAGAACTTTTCAAAGACATTAAGGAGCAAAGCGAATTCACTTTTGTTTACAATGTCGACGACATTGAAAAGCTGGACAACATAAGTTGCAGTTTTTCCGAAACAACAGTGGAAGGGATTCTTAATAAATGTTTGGAAGGAACAAACATGACCTACGAAGTTCGGGACAAAGTAATTATTATCGTTCCTGAAGAAGCTAAAAAGGTTAATGAGGAAATTTCAGACGAACCATTACCCCAAAAGAAGGAAATAAAAGGTAATGTTACCGATGAAAATGGTGAAGCACTGCCCGGAGTATCGGTTGTTGTTAAAGGTACTACTGTTGGTATTATTACTGACTTTGATGGTAATTATATTTTGGAAGTTGATGAAAGCGCTGCAATTTTACAATTTTCGTTTGTTGGAATGAAACAACAGGAAATTCCTATTGGCAATCAAACGGAAATAAATGTAGTACTGGAGAGTGACGTTGTAGGTATTGAAGAAGTTGTAGCTGTTGGTTATGGTGTTCAGAAAAAGAGTGTTGTAACCGGATCAATCTCCAGTGTTAAAACTGAAGATCTGCAAAATCAATCCATTTCAAGGGCAGAACAAGCGCTGCAGGGAAGAACCTCGGGAGTTCAGGTAATTCAGAATTCGGGTGCGCCGGGAGCAGCAATGAACATCCGAATAAGGGGATACGGCTCTAACCGTTCGTCTGAACCAATTTATATTGTAAACGGTACAAAAGTTCCGGATTTGAGTTCAATCGATCCAAATGATATTGAAAATATTGAAGTATTAAAAGATGCGGCATCGGCAGCAATCTACGGTGCAGAAGGTGCCAACGGTGTTGTGCTGGTAACAACAAAAACCGGACAGGCCGGAAGAGGTCGCATCATGTACGAATTTCAACACAGTATTCAAACACAGGCCCGCAAAGTTGATGTATTAAATGCTGCTGATTATAAAACGTATATGACAGAAGCAGGTACATTACCTGAATCGGCGTTGAGCGATCCTTATGATACGGATTGGCAAGATGAAATATTTGAAGCATCGCCAACTGAAAAACACTACTTGTCGTTTACAGGTGGAAGCGAAAGAGGTTCATTTATGTTGTCAGCATCTTATCTCGATCAGGATGGAGTTGTTGTTGGAGATAAGGATAACTTTAAACGTTATACATTTACATTTAACTCTGATTATAAAATAAACGATTGGGTAAAAGTTGGACACAACGTAACATTCTCTAAAACCAGTCTGAAGTCAGTTGCTGAAAACAGCGAGTATACTTCTGTAATTACCAGTGCAATGATGCTCGATCCGTTAACACCGGTTTCTTATAAAAGTGAAAGTGAAATACCTCCGATTGTACAGGATGGTATTGATAACGGATACAATTTCTTAAAAGATCCTGATGGAAATATTTACGGTGTTTCTCAGTATGTTACCAGTACTGCAAATCCTTTTGTAACAAGAGATGCAACGTCTCCATTAACCGAACGAAACAATCTTTTTGGAAACGTGTTCGTTGAGTTTTCACCTATCGATGGCTTAACCGTAACTAGTAGGTTTGGTGGAAATGTTACCGGTATCCGAAATCATAACTATAATCCCGTTTACTACTACGATGCGCAAACCAATAATTTGCAATCAAGTGTTAGCGAAGCTACCATGATGACAACCTATTGGCAGTGGGAAAATTTTGCGATTTATAACAAAAGAATCGATAAGCATAACATGACCTTTTTGGTTGGTATGTCATCCGATCAGAACAGATTGAATAACTTAAGTGCAAGCGGAGGCCCATTAACACAAGACAGCCCATTGTACGATGATCTTGAGTTTCTTGCAGCCGACCCATCAGACGATGTTAGCAGTTCAAGAACACTTACTCGTAAAGTATCCTACTTTGGTCGTATAAATTACGAATACGACAACAAATATTTGTTCCAGGCCAGTTTGCGAAGAGATGGAGCCGGGTCTGACATACTTCCGGTAGATACACGGTGGGGTGTTTTTCCAGCAGTTTCAGCAGGTTGGGTAATTTCTAACGAAGAATTCTTCCCCGAAGGAACACCGATAACTTTTGTAAAAGTGCGTGGTAGCTGGGGACAGAACGGTAGTTTATCGAACCTTGGAGGTTATCAGTATGGAGCACCGCTTTCAACTACAGGAGCTTATCCTGCCTGGGTAAGTCCTGAATCATCGACTATGGGAACTGCAACAGCTCCTGCAAACCTAAGTAATTTAAATTTGCAGTGGGAAACCAGTGAGCAAACTGATATTGGTTTGGAAATCCGCGCGGCGCAGGATCGTATTTCTTTCTCTGCAGATTACTACATTAAAAAGACCAAAGACCTTTTAACAACCGGAACACCTCCCCTTATTGCCGGAAACAACGCAACAACTGTTAATGCCGGTAATGTAGAGAATCGAGGTTTTGAGTTCGATCTAAGTTATCGCAATAGTGCCGGTGCTTTTAATTATAATATTAGTGCCAACCTTTCAACTCTTCACAACGAAGTAACTTACATGAACCCTAACCAGCCTTATCTTACGGGTGCATCAATTAACCTGGAAACAGCTACACGTTTTGATGTGGGTAACCCGATTTGGTACTTCTATGGTTACAAAACAAACGGAATTGATCCTGAAACAGGAAATCCACTTTACATAAACAGAGATGGTGAAACCGTTAAAACGGTGAGTTCAGAAGATAAAACTTATATCGGAAGTGGTATTCCTACCTTAATGTATGGATTGAATCTTGATTTATCTTACAAAGGATTTGATTTTAAAGCTTTCTTGCAGGGGGCCTCAGGACATGATGTAATGTTGGGTATGGTAAGAACGGACCGTCTGAATTTTAATAAACTTCAGATTTATTTTGATGATCGTTGGACACCAAGTAATACCGATGCAACAATGCCGGGCGCTGCAACCGAATCGAATGCATGGCATAGCGACTTAATGGTATTTGAAGGAAATTACCTGAAAATAAAACAAGTACAACTCGGATATACACTTCCTAAGAACCTTGTTAGTAAGGCATTTATAAACAGTTTAAGGTTGTATGTATCTGTAGAAAATCTGCACACTTTTACCAACTATCCGGGAGTAGATCCTGAGGTAGGTGCTTCAACTGTAAATAGTCTTGGTATCGACAGGGGAATGTATCCATTTACCAGAACATATTTATTTGGTGCAAACATTACATTTTAA
- a CDS encoding nucleoside hydrolase-like domain-containing protein: MKKRILTTILFVAFFAFAFQLNAQPKPRTIVTTDGEVDDMDSFIRFLLYTNDLEVEGLIYSSSQWHYKGDGKGTTFVSEMEMTKRIYGERTDLRWPGTTWMQELIDKYAKVYPNLIQHDQDYPTPEYLKSIIRIGNIEFEGEMEKITEGSEFIKNILLEDDNTPVYVQIWGGTNTLARALKSIEEEYKGKSNWDDIYKKVSAKTVIYAVLDQDATYKKYVEPNWPEVRVIYNSAQFWSFAYMWPRVVPESLKPYMEGEWFSENIKFNHGPLLENYYLWGDGQQIAGDPDHTHGSMDEVKKNGRKQYDFISEGDSPSYLYLLNFGLENFDDPTYGGLGGRFKQSADNPNRWEDGDDVTDYNPETGNQESAYPQLRWLKVLQNDFAARADWCVKDYKNANHAPMVEVEINAVLASAGDIITLSGLATDLDNDKLNYKWWNYLEAGSYPKTVEVSSATQKQLKVRVPDDAKAGETIHMILEVSDDGNPSLTRFQRVVIQIN, encoded by the coding sequence ATGAAAAAAAGAATTCTGACTACCATTTTGTTTGTAGCGTTTTTCGCTTTTGCATTTCAGCTGAATGCGCAACCAAAACCGCGCACCATTGTAACAACCGATGGCGAAGTGGATGATATGGATTCGTTTATTCGCTTTTTGCTTTATACCAACGATCTGGAGGTTGAAGGCCTTATTTACAGCAGCTCGCAGTGGCATTACAAAGGCGATGGTAAAGGCACGACCTTCGTTTCTGAAATGGAAATGACCAAACGCATTTACGGTGAACGAACCGATTTGCGCTGGCCCGGCACTACCTGGATGCAGGAACTGATTGATAAGTATGCCAAAGTTTATCCCAACCTGATTCAACACGATCAGGATTACCCAACACCGGAATATCTAAAGAGTATTATCCGTATTGGAAACATCGAGTTTGAAGGAGAAATGGAGAAAATTACTGAAGGATCTGAGTTCATTAAAAACATCTTACTCGAGGATGATAATACCCCCGTTTATGTGCAAATCTGGGGCGGAACAAACACTTTGGCACGGGCGCTAAAATCCATAGAGGAAGAATATAAAGGAAAATCAAACTGGGATGATATCTATAAAAAGGTGTCGGCAAAAACGGTTATTTATGCCGTTCTCGATCAGGATGCGACCTATAAAAAATATGTAGAGCCCAACTGGCCCGAAGTTCGCGTGATCTATAATTCAGCACAATTCTGGAGTTTTGCCTACATGTGGCCGCGCGTGGTTCCCGAAAGTTTGAAACCATATATGGAAGGGGAGTGGTTTTCCGAAAATATCAAGTTTAACCACGGGCCGCTCCTGGAAAACTACTACTTGTGGGGCGATGGTCAACAGATCGCCGGTGATCCGGATCATACCCATGGAAGTATGGACGAAGTGAAAAAGAACGGACGAAAACAGTACGATTTTATTTCGGAAGGCGACAGCCCTTCGTATTTGTATCTGCTGAACTTTGGACTTGAAAATTTCGATGATCCAACTTATGGTGGTTTGGGAGGACGTTTTAAACAATCGGCTGATAATCCTAATCGCTGGGAAGATGGCGATGATGTAACCGATTACAACCCGGAAACGGGCAATCAGGAGTCTGCCTATCCGCAATTGCGCTGGTTAAAAGTACTTCAGAACGATTTTGCAGCCCGGGCCGACTGGTGTGTTAAGGATTATAAGAATGCCAATCATGCGCCAATGGTTGAGGTCGAAATCAATGCTGTACTGGCAAGTGCTGGTGACATAATAACACTTTCAGGTTTGGCAACCGATCTTGATAACGACAAGCTAAATTACAAGTGGTGGAACTACTTAGAAGCTGGCAGCTATCCGAAAACTGTAGAGGTCAGTTCAGCTACTCAGAAACAGTTAAAAGTCCGGGTTCCGGATGATGCAAAAGCTGGTGAAACCATTCATATGATACTGGAAGTTTCCGATGATGGGAATCCCTCATTAACACGTTTTCAACGAGTTGTAATTCAAATAAACTAA
- a CDS encoding RagB/SusD family nutrient uptake outer membrane protein, which translates to MKTMIYKFSKIFIVLVLLSFGCSEDFLEYEQRGVQTVESFYQTDDQVFEALMAVFDEWQGGMGFNYVYMLNGLSDESYAGGGARGDNGGTLEEINEYRFSPTTSAIRGFYGWMYNCINRANLVIANTEPDTDNKAMFVAMAKALRGYAYFYLSNLWGEVPLVLTELSPDEYNQPRTPMAEIDAQIEADFTEAIAALPVRSAMPAAYQQLLSKGSVQAMLGKHYLFNEDFDKAASTFEQIINSGEYGLYPDYAKVLRKDSEHGVESVFELNYTSTLSYASIFGSESGIGGWVVMNGPRPEYLPAMTFFMLDLFPFSWGFINPHKEMYDAYVEAGDNVRLAASIIGPDELAALGASYETPAGFVPYGSDGYLDMKYLGYLSEGGGADPWTQFSNVGTNVRMIRYADVLLMAAEANNRKSGADDEKARTYVNRVRERASLDPISTGGTALFEDIKTERKLELSFEMVRYMDLQRWGDAYEALKDQGKKVPNGSGGFYEPQGAGYEQGKNELLPIPEYEMTVNTALEGAQNPGY; encoded by the coding sequence ATGAAAACTATGATATATAAATTTTCGAAGATATTTATTGTGCTTGTTCTGTTATCTTTTGGATGTTCAGAAGATTTCTTGGAATACGAGCAAAGAGGAGTTCAAACAGTAGAATCGTTTTACCAAACCGACGATCAGGTTTTTGAAGCACTGATGGCTGTTTTTGATGAATGGCAGGGGGGAATGGGATTTAACTATGTTTACATGTTGAACGGGTTATCTGATGAATCATATGCCGGTGGCGGTGCCCGCGGTGATAATGGAGGAACACTGGAAGAAATAAATGAATACCGGTTTTCACCAACCACATCTGCCATTAGAGGTTTTTACGGCTGGATGTATAATTGTATAAACCGGGCAAACCTGGTAATTGCCAATACTGAACCCGACACGGATAATAAGGCGATGTTTGTTGCAATGGCAAAAGCCTTACGCGGCTATGCTTATTTTTATTTATCTAATTTATGGGGAGAAGTTCCACTTGTTTTAACAGAACTTAGTCCGGATGAATACAATCAGCCACGCACGCCGATGGCAGAAATAGATGCACAGATTGAGGCAGATTTTACAGAAGCCATTGCTGCATTACCGGTACGAAGTGCCATGCCCGCAGCCTATCAGCAACTGCTTAGTAAAGGATCTGTTCAGGCAATGTTGGGCAAACATTACCTGTTTAATGAAGATTTTGACAAAGCTGCTTCCACATTCGAGCAAATAATTAATTCTGGTGAATATGGTCTGTATCCTGATTATGCAAAGGTATTAAGGAAAGATTCGGAACATGGTGTTGAATCTGTTTTTGAATTAAACTATACATCAACACTTAGTTATGCCAGCATTTTTGGTTCAGAAAGTGGTATTGGTGGTTGGGTAGTAATGAATGGCCCACGTCCGGAATATTTGCCGGCAATGACTTTCTTTATGCTCGATCTTTTCCCATTTTCGTGGGGATTTATCAATCCGCATAAAGAAATGTACGATGCTTATGTTGAAGCAGGTGATAATGTTCGTTTGGCAGCATCAATTATTGGTCCTGACGAATTAGCGGCTTTGGGAGCATCTTACGAAACTCCTGCTGGTTTTGTGCCTTACGGTTCCGATGGTTATCTGGATATGAAATACCTCGGTTACTTATCGGAAGGTGGTGGTGCCGATCCGTGGACACAATTTTCAAACGTAGGTACCAATGTCAGAATGATTCGATATGCAGATGTACTTCTAATGGCGGCAGAAGCCAATAACCGTAAGAGTGGAGCAGACGATGAAAAAGCCAGAACCTATGTGAATAGGGTACGGGAAAGAGCAAGTCTCGATCCGATTTCAACCGGAGGAACTGCCTTGTTTGAAGATATTAAAACCGAACGGAAACTTGAGTTGTCTTTTGAAATGGTTCGATACATGGATCTTCAACGCTGGGGCGATGCCTATGAAGCGCTCAAAGATCAGGGTAAAAAAGTTCCGAATGGTTCAGGTGGTTTTTACGAACCACAAGGTGCCGGTTACGAACAAGGTAAAAATGAATTATTACCAATTCCTGAGTACGAAATGACCGTGAATACAGCTCTTGAAGGAGCTCAAAATCCGGGATACTAG
- a CDS encoding alpha/beta hydrolase-fold protein — translation MKNLIKLFPLVLLILAFTRLSAQMPGAGRVEYKTMPSEILNEDREYSIFLPAGYEQNTKKSYPILYLLHGGGGSHKDWPTRGHVADVANQLIASNEAVEMIIVCPEAGKTFMNYFNNPDWRYEDYFFEEMIPYIESNYRVIADKKHRAIAGLSMGGQGTIVYASHHPELFCAAYAMSGYLYAMDLPFINPDDEVMQKVQKLVDDNNCINYLAGASDEKVDQLKSLSWFIDCGDDDFTFPLNMEYVAEMQNRQIPYQLRVRDGGHTWEYWHSALYIALPFISNCYRDN, via the coding sequence ATGAAGAACCTAATAAAACTGTTTCCGCTGGTACTGCTTATTTTGGCTTTTACGCGTCTGTCGGCTCAAATGCCGGGTGCAGGCAGAGTGGAATACAAAACAATGCCATCTGAAATTCTTAACGAAGACCGTGAATATTCGATATTTCTTCCGGCCGGTTACGAGCAGAATACCAAAAAATCGTATCCCATTCTGTATTTACTTCACGGAGGTGGCGGGAGTCATAAAGACTGGCCAACACGCGGGCATGTTGCCGATGTGGCCAATCAGCTTATTGCTTCGAACGAGGCCGTAGAAATGATTATTGTTTGCCCGGAAGCCGGAAAGACCTTTATGAATTATTTCAATAATCCTGATTGGCGTTACGAGGATTATTTTTTCGAAGAAATGATTCCGTATATCGAATCGAATTACCGTGTTATTGCCGATAAAAAACACCGTGCAATTGCCGGCCTTTCCATGGGCGGACAAGGTACAATTGTTTATGCCTCGCATCATCCAGAATTATTTTGCGCGGCTTATGCCATGAGTGGGTATTTATATGCCATGGATTTGCCTTTTATTAATCCTGATGATGAGGTGATGCAAAAGGTGCAAAAACTGGTTGACGACAACAACTGCATCAACTATTTAGCCGGTGCATCAGATGAAAAAGTTGATCAACTGAAATCGTTAAGCTGGTTTATCGATTGTGGCGACGATGACTTTACTTTTCCATTGAATATGGAGTATGTTGCTGAAATGCAAAACAGGCAAATTCCTTACCAGTTGCGCGTTCGCGATGGAGGGCACACCTGGGAATACTGGCACTCGGCATTGTACATTGCGTTGCCATTTATCAGCAATTGTTACCGCGATAATTAA
- a CDS encoding amidohydrolase family protein gives MKNLFLLIFSMLGSCVIAFGQSAEKVTHQPVIDMHVHVSKVRPGSGPLCPWFLSDMPGADPHEEFGMGDVINSDCLDPLPPATSDEELKAEITGRIKAMNMTMVCFGDPGVIRSWMAEVPEGRIIPGISPGQLTVEQFRDSLESGFYKYMSEVAPQYQGMSPSDMSLDPYFAVAEELGIPAGIHMGTGGNGMTNINNPRYRASLGDPFLLEDLLSRHPKLKVCVQHAGYPMIDHMLALMGANAYVYVDISGMIWSYPLDDVHEYIKRLVRGGFGKRIMYGTDFMTWPRMIETSMGVIEHAQYLSEDQKRDILFNNAARFFRMEKADFDWPETN, from the coding sequence ATGAAAAACCTATTCTTATTAATCTTTTCAATGCTTGGCTCGTGTGTAATTGCATTTGGGCAAAGTGCAGAAAAAGTAACCCACCAACCAGTTATCGATATGCATGTTCATGTTTCAAAGGTTAGACCAGGTTCTGGTCCTTTATGTCCATGGTTTTTAAGCGACATGCCCGGAGCCGATCCGCATGAAGAATTCGGTATGGGAGATGTTATAAATTCTGACTGTTTGGATCCGCTTCCTCCTGCAACCAGTGACGAAGAGCTTAAAGCTGAAATAACCGGTCGTATCAAAGCGATGAACATGACCATGGTTTGTTTTGGCGATCCGGGTGTTATTCGTAGCTGGATGGCTGAAGTTCCGGAAGGAAGAATTATTCCGGGTATCAGTCCGGGACAATTGACTGTTGAGCAATTTCGTGATTCACTCGAAAGTGGTTTTTACAAATACATGTCGGAGGTTGCACCTCAGTACCAGGGAATGTCGCCAAGCGATATGTCGCTCGATCCATATTTTGCAGTTGCTGAAGAGCTTGGTATTCCGGCCGGTATTCATATGGGAACGGGAGGCAACGGAATGACCAACATCAACAATCCAAGATATCGTGCATCACTTGGAGATCCGTTCCTTTTAGAGGATCTGCTTTCACGGCATCCAAAATTAAAAGTTTGTGTTCAGCATGCCGGTTACCCGATGATAGATCACATGCTGGCCTTAATGGGAGCAAATGCTTATGTGTATGTTGACATTTCGGGAATGATTTGGAGTTACCCGCTCGACGATGTTCACGAATATATAAAACGACTGGTAAGGGGAGGTTTTGGAAAACGTATTATGTACGGAACTGATTTTATGACCTGGCCGCGGATGATCGAGACTTCGATGGGAGTGATTGAACACGCACAATACTTATCAGAAGATCAAAAACGTGATATTTTATTTAACAACGCTGCTCGCTTTTTCCGAATGGAGAAAGCCGACTTTGACTGGCCGGAGACAAACTAA